The nucleotide sequence gtggagaaaagaaagtggggagaCTTCTTAGAGTGGTCAGTTGTTGGGTGGAGCACACAGTTACTGTCTCACCCTTTGTGAGCCTCGGTTTCCACATCTGCCAAGTGGGCGTGACAGATGAAGAACAGAgctgccctcctcctctcctcctgcaccTCAGTTCCAAGAGACACTCACCGTGAGAGGCAGGGAGCACACAGCCATGATGCCTGTCATGAGGGCCAGCAGAATCAGGTGGTCAACTTCGTCCTCCCGGGCCCGAGAGGTCGGCACCAACGAGCCATGGTGGCGTCTCTGCTGGCGGTACATGTGGCAGAGGCTGAGGGTGACGGAGCCATTGCAGAAGAAGATGGAAGTCACCAGCAGGGCCACGAGACTGGCATAGGCCAGGGAGAAGGCACAGCCACCAGGCTGGGTGGAGCGCATACGGATGAAGCACCAGCTCCCGGGACAGTACTGCTGATGCTCGCCCAGGCCCAGCAGgggcagagagcagaagaggcaACAGAAAGCATAGATGGCAGGCAGGGCCAAGCGGGCACAGCGTGGCCCGTCCAGCTGGGCGTACAGGTAAGGATGACTGAGTGCCAGGCATCGCTCCACAGCCATGGCAAAGAGAATGAGCGTGGAGGCCAGGCCAAAGAAAGTCATGGCAAAGGCAAACGTGTCACACAGCGCCGACCCACCGTGGGCCAGGCCCAGCAGGGAGCTGTTTCGAGCATAGGCCACGAACACTGCGGGGCTCAAGAAGCACGTGCCCAGAAGGTCTGTCACCGCCAGCCCAGTGACCAGCACCGCAAAGGCCGATGGGTGTGACTTCCGTCTCGCACCCAGGATGCCCAGTGCCAGCCCGTTGCCCACCACGCCGGCCACGAACATCAGGGTGCTGGTGGCAGGTCCTACCGAGTCTCGCACGTAGGTGAGGTTCCGGCAAGAATCTGCCATACCCTGCCACTCTCTGACACCCAGGGGTGGCAGGTGGGTGAGTGGTACCAGGATGTCCACTGCTGGCCTCAGTCGTCACAGCAACCAGGATCTGCCAGTCGGTCCCCAGTTTCCCGAGTGCTTCTCAGTCTTCGTGTTTTGTCTTCTCTAGTGATTGTCactctcctgtttctgcccttccttctcctgaTGTCTCTCCCTCGTCCCCGTGTACACTTGAGTTCCCACTACCCCAGTCCCTCGCTCTACAGTTCTCTGCCTACGCTTTACATTTCTGCTTTCCGGACCCTTCAGcacttctgccttctctgccGGTCCGGCCCCTCAGTCTCCTGTCTGCGGGTCTGTGTAGGTCTCAGTCAGCTTCTCCCTCCCAGGGCCCGCCCTCCTCCTCATCTTGCCTGCTGCCCCagctttttttcatttcctctccgCCCCGCCCTCCTCCTCTGTGCTGGTCTCTAGAGGCCCCCTTGGGCTCCCTGCCTGCTTTCCCTGGCTTGTACCCCATCCCCTTCTCTGAGCATCCATCCCTTGCCTCTGTCCAGTCCCCTCCTCACACAATCCCCCTCCTCCGTGTCACCTGCTGCCACCACCCCACACTCAGCCTCTGCTGTTTTTCACACCCTctagcatctgtgtgtgtctctgtgtgtgtgtgtgtgtctctctgtgtgtgtctgtgtgtgtgtctctttctgtgtgtttgtatctgtgtctctttctgtgtgtgtgtctctgtgtgtgtctctttctgtgtctgtgtgtctatgtgtctctgtgtgtctgtgtgtctctgtgtgtctgtgtgtgtgctctttctgtgtgtgtgtgtctgtgtgtgtgtctctttctgtgtgtgtgtctgtgtgtgtgtctgtgtgtgtgtgtctctattcaGATATAAGTCCCTGTTCATGTCACTGGGGTTCAGCGCCcctgtgggagccaggcaggccCTAGTACTGAGTGGTTCTCCAGCTTAACTATGCCTGAACTGTCTGTGAGTGGCCTGTGAGAGTTATTCTGGGCTTCAGGCCCTGGGGTTAGGGCCTGGCCCTGGGATTGAGAAATGATCAGGAAATTCCTCCATGATGTAGTGTTTTCCAGGCATCACAGAGAGCCCTGGTCCCTGGACATAATTCACTCCTTCCAGGAGTTGAGGAAGGAGGCAGCCTGGCCAGACCTCATTCCGGGGTCCCTAGTCCTGTGTTGAGACACCATCTCCAGTTTACAGGGCTTTGGTGACCTCTTGCTTCTCATCACAGCACATTCAGGCCCCAGGCCAGGGCTAATGACACTGACCTCCAGCCATGACACTTTGACACAGATGGCCACCCCAGGCTGCAGCATTGATCCCACACACAAGGCTGCGCTCATCCTCCCTCAGGCCAGTGTGTCAGCCCAGCTGTTCTCCCTGACCGCACAGTTCCTGTCGTCTCACTGTTGAGGCACAAAGGGGACCTTGGAGACCCCCCCTTCCCCCGTCACCCTtggtggctttttgttttgttttgtttttttgagacagggtttctctgtgtagccctagctgtcctagaacttgttttgtagaccaggctggtcttgaactcacagacatccacctgcctctgccttctaagtgctgggattaaaggcgtgcgccacctttGTGGCTCTTTGATCTTTACTTGTTgttctgctgtttttgttttttttttgttgttgtttttttttttttttgtttttttgtttttttttttgttttttcgagacagggtttctctgtggcttttggagcctatcctggaactagctctgtagaccaggctggtctcaaactcacagagatccgcctgcctctgcctcccgagtgctgggattaaaggcgtgcgccaccatcgcccggcttgttctgctgtttttgagacaggatctcatgtgaCATAGGTTGGCCTCTAATTCTCTATGTGACCAAAAATgatcttaaacttttttttaaaatgatgcatatatgtgtgtatgtatatacgtatgtatgtatgtatatgtttatgtgtgggtgcacccatgCCACGTGCATATGTAGAactcagaagacagcttgcaggagtcagttctctctctctctctctctctctctctctctctctctctctctctcttccccgccttacggggatcaaactcaaatcTTCTACTTGGCAGCAagcccagttttgttttgttttctgttcttgtttatgtGAGGtgagttctcactatgtagcccaggctggcctcaaactctcagcaaTTCTCTTGTCTCCGTCCACAGCATGTTAGCATTAAAATTCTGCACCCAGCCCACCCGGGTGTGACCCCTTGTTTTTCAGGAAGACATTTACTAAAAAGATTTTAAAGCCATTTAACTTTCATTTCTATACCTTCCTGATGCATGACGGTTGGTACCAGGCAAGGGCAGAAGGCTGATTTGCTCCAGTCTCCTCCTCCATGGCACGGGTCCCACTAACTCCCGCCCCCAGGCATGTGGCTGAGTGTGGCCagcctcccacccaccccaggcTTGCCTTGTAGCAGGGAAAAGGCCTGCTCAGAACTGTTTCAGGAGTGTTCCTGACGCCAAGGCTAGACTTCAGGCCGCTGCTGCTTGCCCTCTGCGTCCCACCCCCATGACCACATCTTCCTATCACCCCTGGCCAGCTGCCACCCAGCTGGTATCCCTAGTTTCCGACAGGATGGATCCCCAGTCCCAGGCACTCTGGGGATCCCTAAGGACCACCCAGCTCTGCTCTGGGGGGTGGAAAGCCcgaggcagggaggcaggcccGAGGGCCATGTGGTCCCTGTCATAGTCTCTGGTtcccaggaagagcagagagagctcAGGAAGTCATATCATATTAATGAAGGATGATGCCTGGCAGGCTCGGCGTCCTGTCTTGGCATCAGGGGAGTTCCTAGCAGGAGGTGGGACCTCCATTTCCCGGAGCTCTCTCGTGCCGATTTCCTGTCCCCATCACCATCAGCATTTGGGAAGTCCCCTGGCTGCTATGCCCAGGGACCTCAGTCAAGCCCCTGCACCCGCCTAGGCCATGATGTCCCCTCATACCCAGTGCATGCCAGCCTCTGCTCTAGGTGCCGCTGCCCTGTCCCTGGGTCAGAAGTAGATCTCTCAGGGCGTAGGACTGTGTACCCGTGATACTGCCCCTCCAGGGGTGTGGGAAAGAGGATcagaaaagttcaaggtcatccttagctacaacCCAGAGCATcgcaggccagcttgggctacacagggcTCTGTCTCATAAGgtcagaaaataaacagaagcaaGTAGGGTAACAGCAACCATAGCGCTCTCCTGATGAGGGGACAGAGGGGCCCGGGAATCTATGCCAAGGTTACCCATGGCTCTATGTACCAGATGTCTTCGTGTGAGGGGTGGGCCATCTGCACCCTCACGTGGCTTCTAAGAACAGAGCATGGTGTGGGAGACTACCCTGGGAGCGTGATTCAGCAGATCGCTTTCTGCCCACCACAGGCAAGAGGACTCAACCTCCCCAAGGGACCCCAGGGCTCTCAGAGAGGAAAGACAGGACAGAGAATGGTGACTGACTCAGAGACACAGTCCCCagaggtgagggaaatgggaaatggggatcaaagagagaggaggatgggagCCGGGAACTTGGCACGTGAGACTGTAAGTTAaggtgagtggtgtgtgtgtgtgtgtgtgtgtgtgtgtgtgtgtgtgtgtgtgtttgtgtgtaacaCTGTACAGCTTCTATGGATGGTTTCTCCAGGTCTTCATTGGCCAGGTTCATAGCTGCCTACTTTGTGAGGTGGACGTAGGGCTCACAGGTAGGGTGTACAGAGATATGGCCAGATGGTACATAGGTATGGACAGGTATACAGAGATATAATTTGGCCCCCCAAATAGGTTTATTCACTTTTTGTTGTATGACTGTTTGCTcacttgtatgtctgtgcaccatgtgcttgtCCGGTGCCCAATGAGGTCAGAAGcagatgttggatcccctggaagtgcagttccatgtgggtgctgggaatcaaacccaggtactctgcaagaacaagtgttcttatccgatgagccctctccccagctctcTGTGGATATAGTTTTGCTTCTGTGTATTGTGCTTGGAGAGATATGTGTGAGGGTGTATATACTGCCAGTTCATAGGTATGTTTGCAGACATGTATCAAGATGTCATAGCTCACAAtgtctgttgtttctttttctttgtttagtttggtttttcgagacagggtttctctgtgcagccttggctgttgtGGCACTCCctttgcaaaccaggctggcctcgaactcacagaggtccacttgtCTCCCAAGTGTCGAGATTAAAGGTTAAATTTTATATCGTGTTTATTGAGCTTGTGTATGCTTTGGCAtactgaagtcagaggacagcttgtggggtGGTTCTTTCATtacaccatgtgagtcctgggaattgaactcaggtccctgggCTTGCTGGCAGGTGCCCCACCACTCACCACTCACTGCGTGATCTTACCACTCACTGCGTGATCTTAGGAAAAGGCTTCCCCTGATTTTCAACAAATGCCTAAGCTGTGGAGTATTATGTAAAATAAGACTCTTTATCCTGCCTTCTTCTCAGATAGCTGCTGGCACTATTATTGGCTTGACAAACCTAACAATCACTGTGTACCAAggtcagagagacagaggggttCGGAAGGCGCTGCACACTGAGGGTGTGCATTGCCACGTGGTGTATAGAAGCCCGGCTGAGCCATTTGCCCTGGGCCCACCTGTCCTGACTCCTCAGTCCCCGCCCCTTTCTTCCTGGTGCAGGCCCTGGAAGCTTGTGCTCCACTCAACCCATGCAGTCCATATCCACGCCACCAGCTGCCCGTGCCTGCTGTTAGGCCTGGCTTGTCTGGCTCTGCCCTGGCCCCACTTCAAGAAGCTGCTAGACCCTTCCGGGCTGTGTCTGCCTGGCTCAGCCTGATTTAGGGCTTTCCTATTCCTTCACTCCCAGGTCTCCCGAGCCAGTCCAGCAAGGCTCGGCTCACACACGGGGAGAATGAAGAGCAGGAAACAAGTGAGAAAGGACAAGGAGAGCCAAGGACGGGAGGCTGGGAGGGACAGATAGGAAGCAAGCACTACCACCACACACCTCTTGACCTGGGTCTGACCCCAGCTAGATCCTGGTCCCCAAAGCTGACCTCACAAAGCTGGTGGCAGGAAGGAGCAGGGGTGACCAGAGACAATACCATCAGGAGTCTATAGCTAATGAGATAATTAATCCAGCACTTCTGGCGGCTGGTAACTCTAGGACCAGCcttgtctccctgcccccacttcaGGTTTCTGGATCTTCCCAGTTTCTATCACTCTTCCCCCAAGTCTCCTGGCTTCCCTTCTGCTGGCCAGCCCCCAGAGCTTTCTCAACAGCCTCACCAAGGCCAACAACATGCAGCAAGGAAGTTCAAACCACACAGATTCCAGTCTGGAAGGGCCCTACATCCCAATAGTCTACACTGGTGGTACTCAACATCCCTAACGCTGCGGCCCTTCAACatgagttcctcatgttgtagtgacctccaaccataaagttatcttcgtgccaggtggtggtggtgcatacttttaatcccagcacttgggaagcagagaccggaggatctctgtgagttcgaggccagcctgatctacagagcaagttccaggaaaggctccaaagttacatagagaaaccctgtctcaaaaacaaaacaaaaaaaattgttttcattgctataatgtagttactgttatgaattgtaatgtaaatatctgtgttttccgatggtcccAAAGGGTAGAGACCTACAGGTTAAGTAAGAACCAATATTCTAGGCTTCCTTCCTCATGGGACTGGAAGACCTGGAATGTAAGAGCCTGGTGGAGTCTACAACtccagtcccagcatttgggctgggcagtggtggtgtacgacTTTaacgccagcactcaggaggcagaggcaggtggatctctgtgagttcgacaccagcctggtctacaagagctagttccaggacaggctccaaagctacagagaaaccctgtatcaaaagaaaaaaaagaaagaaaaaacagcatttgtgaggctgaggaggcagaaggattgctctgagttcaaggccaacttgggctacagagtgagaaactgtcgaaaagaaagaaagaaagaaagaaagaaagaaagaaagaaagaaagaaagaaagaaagaactgggcagtggtggtgcacacctttaatcccagcactctggaggcagaggcaggtgaatctctgtgagttcgagaccagcctggtctacagaatgagttccaggacagtcagtgctacccagaaaaactgtcttggaaaaccaaaagaaaaggaaaaaaaagatgaggtaTAATGATTTTATCTGTAATCATAGCATCAGTGAAGCTGAGGCAGCAAGAGGATTGCTGGGGGCTTTGAGGCAAACAAGACTACAACGCTAGATCCTACCTGGGGCGGGGCAAGATTTCTTAcccccacctgtaatcccagcattcgggaggcagaagcaaaaggaTCCATGAGTTCTCTGTCAGCTGGGACTGCAGAGCAAGCTCCATATCAGCCAGGGCTAAACTGTAAAGTAAAACCTTGTGGAaagaagatgagggagggagggagggagggagggagggagggacggacggacggacggacggacggacggacggaggAAAAATGggagggctagtgagatggctcttCAGGGGAAGgcgcctgccaccaagcctagtTAATGGCTTGAGTTTCATTCCTctggacccatatggtggaaggagagaaccaactctcacaagCTATCCCGTGACCTCCATATATACTCTCATAcgtataaattaaaatgtaaaatgaaagaaacaaataaaatttgggCTCAAATTCCTTCAGGTTCTAAGCTGCGAAGGGCTGGGTTTCTGGCGATCCAGAAGTCTTGTAGTCTGAGCCCTGtatccttccccacccccagttcatccttggctctctctctgtcccccttctCCCCTGTGGCTCCCACAGACATGATGCAAGCAGGCTGGAGCGGActgagaggcaggagcaggagcgAGATGTAATTACAGCTGCTTCTGTCTCCATTCTACAGGAAGCTCAGAGTTGGGGCCCAGGGGACCCTAATCCGATGCATTTGCCAGACTCCCCCAAGACCTCCTGGGGAGGTAACCCCAGTAAGCCACTTCAGGAGTCTGAGAGTCCCGTCTCCATCAGCAAAAAATGCCTGATTCTGGAATGGGGTGGAGTCTAAGGGAGTCTGAGGAGAGTAAAGCCTTTTCCccctggttttgtgtgtgtatatgcatatgttcatgtgtgcatagGTGCATGTTTGctcatgcgtgcatgcatgcacacgtgcgtgCAAAGGTGTGCAAGCATGTCCTTGTGTGCACAGTAAATGTTCACGTgcaggtgcatatacacacacgtgtgtgtgcatgtggaggccagaaaacaacCTCAGATATTGTTCTTcaaaaaccatttcttttttttttcctttgttttgttttgagatagggcttttctgtgtagccctggctgtcatggaactaacagaaatctgcctgcctctgcctccctagtcctaggataaaggcgtgcactgccacagtccccccccccctttttttgtgaCAGGGCCTCTCCTTAGAACTAGGGCTTGCCAGTTTAGCTAGACTGCATGGCCAGTGAGTCTCAGcaacctgtctgtctctgcctgggattacAACTGTGTTCCACCATTCCcagacttttttaaaataaagatttatttatttattatgtatgcattgttctgcctgcatgtatgcctgcacaccagaagggggcaccagatctcattaaaggtggttgtgagccaccatgttgtggTTGCTcggtattgaacccaggtcctctgagccatctctccaaccccctattcccagatctctttttgttgttgttgttgttttgtttttgttttttcgagacagggtttccctgtgtaacagtcctagatgtcctggaactagctcttgtagaccaggctgacctggaactcacagggcctctcccaggtgctgggattaaaggcatgcgccaccaccgcctggcctcattTCCAGCTCTTTATTGCTAGGGATTAAACTCTGGTCCATTTATTCCTGTGACAAACACTTCACTACCTGAGCCATTGTCCTAGTCCCTTAActagtttcttcttcctcttgttgttcttcttcttttgtttggtttggttgttttgctttgtttgtttgttttgagacagagtttctctgtttctctctgtagctttggagcctgtcctggaactcgctctgtagaccaggctggcatcgaactcacagagatcctcctgcctctgcctcccaagcgctgggattaaagccttgtgCCCCTACTGCCCAGCCCCTCGCTAGTTTCAATGGCAACAGTTCCTTTTCCAGTCCACTGTAAGTCCTTAAGCAGCCCCCAAGGGGAATGACAACTCACGCTCCTCAGCCTACTGCTCTGTAACTCTTCCTCAGCCAAAGTCATCCTCCGGAGAAGGAGAGAACATCCTAAGACACAGGAAACTTCGAGGCACAGGAAGCTCAGAAACTCAGTAAATTCCCAAGGCCCCTCTGCGGGGAAGAGAAGAAGTGAAcagctgctggggaaggagccCCTTCGTGGAGCTGACCACACATGGGGATGGGAGCTCCAGAGACACAGCTTTCCTGAGTCATCACCCACACCATGGTGGATTTTTGGTGATGTGGCCGGCTTTGAGTCACTAACGTTCCTGTAAGTGACCTCGATAAACTAATTGACTCCCCAAGCTAGATCCAGGTGCAATCATTTCTTTTGTCTGTCACTGATAAAACAGATATTTGTTTGTGGGTGCCTCCCAAGGAAGAGCCACATGGCAAGGGCTCACCGAGGCACCGTGGGAGATTTGTCCAGCTTGAAGCCTTATAAAGTTCCAGGGAAGGCCAGGCATGTTGACACACACCGGTAATCCTAACATTCGAAGGGTCGAGGCAAGAAGATAGTGAGTCTGAAGCTAGTCTGGACTGCATAGCAAAACcccatgttttttaaaaataaaaaagaacctggcagtggtggtgcacgcctttgatcccaacactcaggaggcagaagcaggtggatctctgtgagttagaggccagcctagtctgcagtgtgagttccaggacaggctccaaagctacacagagaaaccctgtcttgaaaaacaaaacaaaaacattacccTCAGGGAAGCCGGAAAAACGTACTTTGATGAGAAATATCATTTCTGTGTCGCAACCAAATCAACATATTTAACCATTATCCAGGCCAAAAATAGCCTCCAACCACAAGGGCAAGCCACATACATACTGCTCCAGAGAGTGCCTTGGGAAGTGCAGCAGGGGTCCTCTGTCCTCACAGTTAGAAAAAATAGCTGAGTTGGGGCCCACAGGACCCCAAATTAGGATAACAGCAGGGGGATGCAGAGGGGAGCTCGAGAGTGACTGTCTGTCTTCATTTGCTCCTCCTGTCATCTAACCACGTGGCTCTTATC is from Microtus pennsylvanicus isolate mMicPen1 chromosome 1, mMicPen1.hap1, whole genome shotgun sequence and encodes:
- the Ptgir gene encoding prostacyclin receptor, with the protein product MADSCRNLTYVRDSVGPATSTLMFVAGVVGNGLALGILGARRKSHPSAFAVLVTGLAVTDLLGTCFLSPAVFVAYARNSSLLGLAHGGSALCDTFAFAMTFFGLASTLILFAMAVERCLALSHPYLYAQLDGPRCARLALPAIYAFCCLFCSLPLLGLGEHQQYCPGSWCFIRMRSTQPGGCAFSLAYASLVALLVTSIFFCNGSVTLSLCHMYRQQRRHHGSLVPTSRAREDEVDHLILLALMTGIMAVCSLPLTIRGFTQAIAPDSSEMGDLLAFRFNAFNPILDPWVFILFRKAVFQRLKLWLCCLCARSVHGDLQTTLSRPSSGRRDPLAPTALQAKEGNWVPLTSWGTGQVAPLTAVPLSGGDSCSVGKPSKREAMVACSLC